AAGACTGTAAAATATCTGCTGACCACTTTCATATAATtacatattttacttttttattatttatattagacTAAAAAAAATTTATTCTCATTTTACTCTtgttaatttacatttaattataaCCCACCACAGTATATGTCTGTATTGATAATGTAAATgataaaatgattaaaaaaatatatatttatggaCATGTTAGCCACATGGTGGTGCTAGAAATAAGCTCATTTGGTAACTGAAACATTAATAACTCATGCAGCAGTACTAAGAAATACTACACTAAGAAATGTGTTTTGCCCCACACCTGGCTTGAAGAGCACGATGGCCTTGAGGCAGGCGAACTCGGTGGGGTCAACGGCGAGAGCCTTGAAGCGGCTAAAGACCTCCTGCAGGAGGCGCAGGTCCAGGCTGGTGTAGCTGGTTTTGCCCTGCATACCTGGGCAGAGGTCCGGCAGAGAGAGCAGGGGGCAGCTGTCCAGAGGCAGAGACCACTGGAtggcacagagcaggaagagctcGCTCcaggcctcctccagcaggatCACCTGGTGGGAGAGGAAAATGGTGCTTTAACAGCTCAGAAAAACAGATGGAAGCTCATTTGTTTCTCATGTTAGATTATTAAGTAGCCTTTGTTATAGTTATACCTGGTCTCTGAAGGGCAGGTTAGAGAAGACTGGCAGGTTCTTGGCCCACTTCAccgacatgaagagcagccttGCTGAGGTCTCGTACACGTTTTCAGAGCTGGATGGGTATAAAGCCATGTGGTACTCTGAGGACGCCCGCTCAGGCTCATTGCTGGTCACATCAATGTTTTCATCCACTGAAACAGAAAAGATGAGGTTAGAGTCAGGTGGTGCGGCTTCTTTAAGCTGCacatgaacttttttttttttgctggtcTTACCATCTTCTGGCTCCAGCTTGGCGCAGGTCTCAGCCGTCATGAGGCTGGCCATGAAGCGGTGGTTGTTCTGTGGACTGACGCAACGCTGGGGGGCAACGGAGGAGGTGATGGACATGGAGGAGGTGATGTGGGGCCAAGTGATGACGGAGCCgccggaagaagaagaagaggaggaagaagaggaggaggaagaggaggtgggcTCTCGTGTGGTGGCCAGGTGCTCCTTCTCAGGGTCCACATCAATGGAGTCCAGACGGACCTGAGCTGTGCTGCGGGGCTGCCGCTCGTTCTGCACGGCTACACAGAGGGAACAAGGAGAGATcatgatacacacatacagttatCATCATTTTTGAATGTGTGTCACGTGAcacatgattctgtgtgtgtaacacacactcaccgTCCTTATTCATGCCCGCCTGCAGGCACTTCTTCAGCCGACATGCCTGGCACTGGTTGCGATGAGCCTTGTCCACTGGACACATGCCTGTACCGGCCTGACACCTGGTAACACACAGCCACGCGTTTAAAGGGAAAGTACACTAAAAACCAACAGACATTTCATAACCTGTCAGACTGGCAACTGGCAGATTGGATCACAACCAGGCTAATAAATGTCTTAAGCAAACATCCACCAGAATAACCtccacaaaaacataaaaataaagcaacaaaccATTTATCAAATTATAAAGGAGTTTATTAGGGCCTATTTTTGTATCTCAAAAAAAGCAATATTCTTGTTTATTCTGTTTTAAACAATATTCttgaaaatatttatataaataaataaaagtgtatTTTTATTCTATGATCAagtgaaaaaatatatagattATATTGAAACTATTTTACACCTTTATTAAAATAAAGGGCCAAGTTGTAATTTTGACCATAATTACATGTAAATTCAAATATTATATTACTACTTTTTTACTACTACTATTATATTTTTAGATTTATTCGTCACTTTGTAATCAACAGAAGATTCAGTGTTTGGAATTTTGCGAATTCTTTTATTACCATTAGATCTTAAAATAGGATTAACAGCCATCTTTTTGTAATCTGAGATGCAAACAGTTATTCTGTAAATTTAATAAATCTCCAATTAGTCAATATTTGTAATTTTTAAGGGAAAGTTGAGGGAATGTGTTGAAAGAAGCACTGTGTCCTGACACTTTAAATTTGCCttcatttcccataatgcacctcacatgcattttttgttttacaatgAAACTGTGAAATCACCTGTAAatcagcctcctcctcacactgcGTTTGAAGAAGCCGCTGCAGCCGTTACAGGCGTAGATGCCGTAGTGTTTCCCACTGCTGGTGTCGCCGCACACTTTGCAGACCAGGGCCGGGCTCAGTGCTTTGCCCGGGGCCGGACTCTTGGCTGTGAGTCAAACAGAGTCACACAGGGCAGGTGGGTTAGTTTGGTATTGTTTCATACATGTGCCTGCCATCTGTACCCTCAGCTCGGCCTGCATGTCTGACAAAAACACGAGCTACAATATTGCAGCAGCCGTTTGGGTCTGAAAATCTCATTTAGGggatgattaaaaaaattaaaacaaaaataatggcTGGAGGCAgattaacaacaaaaacaaatgagacGGTGATGCTGTAATTAATCCAAATAAACctattaaacatatttattttagttttctCTCCTTTAATTGAGTACATCTATGACACTTGtgtcaaatattaaacatatgtTGTCATTTTTCCCCTGTAAAGTTTCCCCTTGATGTTTCAGGCTTCATGGGCACTTGTTGCTGGCTCTTACCTCCTCGGCTGTCATCAGTCCCGCCGCTGCCTGACGATTCAGTCGGGGAAGAAGACGGCAACATGGGGATCTTTGGCAGGTGATCCTCCATCCTTTTTCACAGAAACTGTCTCTTAATTACCGAGCAAGTGAGatttgctgtaaaaatgtttgcCTTCCTCAGGGATCAATGCAGAAAAAGTTCCTCTTTGTTGCAGTAATAAGTTAAAATGGGCCTCCGGTGGTCCCTCTGTAGACAGGTGGCAGCCTCAACTGAGTTGTAGCCTGTGGTGTGGAGATGCAGATGGGCTAGTGTCCTGCCATGAGCTCGAGCTGACACTTGTTGCACGTCAACAGGTTGTGTGTCCTCCCTTCATTCGTCGGggtctgtcactgtctgtggGTTCTCCTCGGCAGCAGGTCCTCAAAAGGGAGCCCAGGGGGGTGGAAGGGGGGAGGATTAGCCCCAAGCGCTGTGTAAGCAGCATGCTTATTTGTCATCCTTTTAATCTTTACTGTTCATCTACTGGATCAATCAGTCACATTGCCAGAACATTGGTGCTGCTGGATCTTCACTGAGTCTGCAAAGAGAAGTAACTGAAGTAAACACCGGCGATGACTCCAGAAGCTCTGAGGAAGAGTTGTAACTGTAGACCGGTTCCTGTCCGTCTCCTCTGTCCACATCAGTCAGCGCTCCTCTTCAGTATCTGCATTTAAAGGGATGATTACACGAGG
This portion of the Parambassis ranga chromosome 3, fParRan2.1, whole genome shotgun sequence genome encodes:
- the LOC114433459 gene encoding photoreceptor-specific nuclear receptor-like; its protein translation is MEDHLPKIPMLPSSSPTESSGSGGTDDSRGAKSPAPGKALSPALVCKVCGDTSSGKHYGIYACNGCSGFFKRSVRRRLIYRCQAGTGMCPVDKAHRNQCQACRLKKCLQAGMNKDAVQNERQPRSTAQVRLDSIDVDPEKEHLATTREPTSSSSSSSSSSSSSSGGSVITWPHITSSMSITSSVAPQRCVSPQNNHRFMASLMTAETCAKLEPEDVDENIDVTSNEPERASSEYHMALYPSSSENVYETSARLLFMSVKWAKNLPVFSNLPFRDQVILLEEAWSELFLLCAIQWSLPLDSCPLLSLPDLCPGMQGKTSYTSLDLRLLQEVFSRFKALAVDPTEFACLKAIVLFKPETRGLKDPEQVENLQDQSQVMLGQHIRSHYPSQPARFGKLLLLLPSLRFVNSERIELLFFHRTIGNTPMEKLLCDMFKN